In the Anolis sagrei isolate rAnoSag1 chromosome 1, rAnoSag1.mat, whole genome shotgun sequence genome, gttttgtttttggtttgttttttggttttttggcaaaatgaaaaacaaggaaATTGTCAAGCCACTGCACGGAGAAGCTTGTGAAACCACCAAACATCTTCTTTGCCTTGATTTTCTCCAATAAGAAAAGCAGTGCTTAACCTGGAGAAAATGGAGCAGCTGATGCATTTGGGGAAATGCCACACAGAACAGGTAAAGAGACAGTACAGGAACACCTGGCTACCCCAGATGAATTGAACTCTCTAAGACCAGATGAACACCCAAGGCTATTAAAAGAATTGGCAGAAGTAATATCAGAAGGATgagcaataatctttgagaggtCTAGGAGAACAGGAGAAATCCCAACAGCCTGGAGGTGATCAAATGTTCTTCTCATCTTCCAAAGAGGAGGCAAACAATTATTACCCAGTCAACATGACATCTATACCAAGATTCTAGAGCAAATTATTAGACAAACAGTCTGTAATACGTTACAAAGAAATGGTGTGATCCCATTAAGTCAACTTCGAGTTTTCAAAAACAAGCCACATGCAGTGaaccttatttctttctttattgagTTACAAACTTGGCGAATGTTTGATTATAGTAAGGCATTTGAAAAGAAACCCCGTGGTACTCTTTTAAAGGATCTAGTAAGATTTAGGCTAGACAATGCTACCGTTAGGTGGATTTATAATTGCTTGACTGGTCAAACCCAAAGGATGTTCACCAATggatcctcttcatcctggagagaattGTCTAGctgaattccatagggttttgtCTGGGCCTAGTGCTATTCAACATTCTTATCAGTGACTTGGATGGCAAAATACAACATGCTCATCACATTTGCAGATAACATCAAAATGAGAAAAGCAGCTAAGGCTAGATCTAcctggccatataatccagtttcagaatgcagattaactgcatttaaCTAGATTAtaaggatctacactgccatataatccagttcaatgtagttaaccTGCATTCTACatagttatatggcagtgtagatccagtctttaCTCCAAAGGATGGGATCCAAATTCAAAATAATAcaagtatacatacatacatacatgcatacatacatattaggagcccccagtggcgcagtgggttaaactgctgctgctgaacttgttgacagaAAAGTTGcaaattcgaatccggggagcggtgtgagctcctgctattagcccgcTTCTGCCAcactagcagttctaaaacatgcaaatgtgattagatcaataggtactgctccggccggaaggtaatggtgctccatgccgtcatacaagccacatgaccttggaggtgtctatagacacctttggcttacaaatggaaatgagcaccaacccccagagtcagacacgactggtcttaatatcagggaaaaacctttaccttacatatatattatttgttaCTTACCTCTCCTAACAGTTGAAAGTGGGGCAcaacacagtatttatttatttttaaataatttaacaGATCagagagcaaaaacaaacaatttaTTTCAGCAGGGAATAAGATAAAGTACTGTATGTAGGCAAACTAAAATGAAGCTGGAGGGAGGAaatagcttgtcaatatctctctggaatgtgtccaggggagggcgtctaaaatgatcaagggtctggagaacaagccctatgaggagcggctaaaggagctgggcatgtttagcctgaagaagagaaggctgagaggagatatgatagccatgtataaatatgtgagaggaagccacagggaggagggagcaagcttactccctttggggagatagggcagtctataaataaagtttattattatatattattattaaatatgatgGCCTATCCAGATAGCTAATTGCTAGGTCAGGATGACACTGCAAGGTTGAATGTCTAAGCACCAGGGATAATGCAACACAATGATGCAACACAATAAGTGATTGGCTGGGTTTATTATAAATGTGGAACCATATACCACTAAATATGCTAGCATGTTACAGAAAAGACCACATGGTGTAACAAACAAATATCAGGAAGACTTTATTCCCACTACATTAATAACTACTCAAACCTGAACAATAACTGCAGCTGAAAACTTCAGTTCATAAACTTTAAGGCACAGGCTGGATCATTTTAATATAGCTTCATGGAACATACTATGGAAATATAAATGCACAATCTGAAAACATAGGCAGTCATAAACGAAGCATCATAATCATGTACTGAAAAGAAATAATTTCTTATACATATTTAAGGGAGATGAAAACAGTAAGAGATACAGCCTATGTCTCTTTTCTTCAGTAGGCGACATCTAGGAAAGACTGATTCCATTCAGAAGTTCACATTTCATATGCTCGTTCCAGAAACATTGACAGAGTCTTCATTTCATATGATTGCTGAATAGTATTTAAGTCATTAAGAAGAACTGTTTGGTTTTTAACCTTCAAGAGCTCGTTCTATAGAATATTAAAAGAGATAATGTTTAATATGGCGTGAGAGCAACGTAAGATTATCATGCAAGCATTCAAAGCACTTTCCATAAAGGTCTGAAAGCTGAAATGTGTAAGGATTTCAAGATGACAAAAAGAGTACATCAATACTCagtaactattattatttctgtcaTCCAGGATTATCTAGAGATACCAGCTGCAGGGGATGCAAACTAGAGTGTGTTATTATTCTCCTATACAGCTTCCCAGAGACAATTACTTGGACACTGTATAAACTAAATGGTAGACTAGAAAAGTCTTATCTGATTTAGCAGATCTTCTTCCCCAACCTCCCCCTACTCTTAGGAAAAGGGCAGTAAAAGATGTTTGTTCCCTCTGTGATATGAAGAGAAAAAAGTCTGGCAAGAAGAAATAGCAAGAGCTTGATATTAATTGCTGGAAAGTTCTTGATATTTTCTGACATATTACATTACCCAACATCTGCTCACCTGAAGAATTGGTGCTTTTGCACAATCCTCAAAGATACCAGGAAGAAAAGGGTCAAATTTGCTATCTGTCTGGAATAACTGTGGAGAAAGGAATAACGCTTAGCATGATACCTAGAAACAGAAATCTGCCTTCCCCCTACATCCTTACTCTGAAATAAAACCTGCTATATATCAATATTttatgtgtatatctatatataaataaaaatgtaatgttcgtttgtgggattaacagaactcaaaaaccactggacgaattgacgccgaatttggacagaatacgcctaacaacccaatgagtgaccatcactcaaaacattgattttgtcatttgggagttttagttgctgggatttatagttcacctacaatcaaatagcgttctgaaccccaccaacgatggaattgaaccaaacttggcacacagttctcccatgaccaacagaaaatattggaagggtttggtgggcagtgtcctttggttttggagttgtagttcacctacatccagagagcactgtggactcaaacaatgatggatctggaccaaacttggcacaaatattccatatgctcaattagaaacacagatggagattggaggaaatagaccttgacatttgggagttgtagttactgggatttatagttcacctacaatcaaagagcattctgaaccccacgaatgacagaattggggcaaacttcccacacagaacccctatcacaaaagaaaaaacttaaggccatccagtccaactcctttcaccagggcaagaaaacgtaatcaaatactgtttacccacaaggataaagaaattacatatattagaaaccaacactttctgattactttattttccagatcaccagactgggccacagcaacgcgggtcaggggatggctagttcttTATAAATCACTATTGTCAAGAGAAATAGCAATTTGTTCACCCTCTTCCTGAGTCCTTGTAAAAGTGAGATAAAGCCAATTCTAACCCAGACAAAATCTGAAAACAAAACTCCTATCTCCCGGATACCTTGCTTGATGCTGCTTCCTCTGCTGCCAAGTCACATTTCAATTTCTCTATTTTGTTCTGCAAAGTTTGAATATTGTTATCATTGAACGCTGCGGCTTGCAAAGCTTTATCCAACTCtatctgtattaaaaaaaaaaccaatgaagtTAAAGAATATATTGAAAACAAAGTATTATCCATGTGGTGAACATTGTGCCTGCATTAGCTAAAATCGTGTTGTTACAAGCAGATCATAAGATTGGAATATTCCCAGTCCTCCCAGTTAACCCTTCTTCAGAATAGAATAAAGCCAAAAAGTGCAACAATTTGTTTGAGATATAGTTCATAACATATAAATTGATTTAAAGAAAGAGATAACACAAAACACTGTGTATAATTTCAGAAGCAAGTACCAATTTTGTGATTTACACAAATTATGCCGATTGGTCATTTGGGCTGATTCTTACTTTAGCTTTCTCCTTTCTTGCTTTGCAAAAAGAAATGAGAAGTCATTCTAATTTTTAGTATGCAGCATTTTTTTTATCATAActaataaacattatttaattACAGTGATTTCAGGGGAAGCAAAATAATTACTTTCCTAGTCCCTAAACATTTCTTAAAGCAACAGTTGTGATATGAAATAATGGAAATAGAATTTGACTGATGAATTACATAAATCTCTTTTTACTCATGGAACTGATTACTCCCGTACTATTTACTCGTCAATAAAGTGCCATAAAAtactcccttctctttctcaccTGCAACTGTTTCAAATCATCTTCAATGGCGAcagtctttttcttttcctctactAGAATTCTATGCACTTTCTCACAGCTGTTTAGTTTCCTTACTGGAAATTGTATGGTCTCGAAACTGTTGAGAAATCTTGAGAAAAGTAATAAAAgaacattattattttgttgaaatAGAAAACAGGATCAATTCCAATATATGAAATTGTAAGAGATCACTCCTAGCATAGATTTACTGCAGATTGCCACCTTAAAGAagatttatttatacatttatctTTATGTTTACATTATGCAAATAACTTCTAAGGGAGCTGGAACTTCCACTCCGCCAGGTGCttgcaacttcaactcccacaattcctaagtcggtaagctggttgggattcctgggagttgaaatccaaaacacctggagggccaatgtttaCCTGAGCTAGAATATGCGGAATAGACATATTCctctgcccccccctccccccacccctgccCAGGAGGATCTCCTTGCAATCAGCAGCCAGAAGCCAGCCATTCATGTAAGGATAGACGATTACTTTGTGAACATCCTTGGGGCTGTGGAGAAGCCGAAGCAGTGGGCACAAGAATTAGTAATAGTTGTGTCTGATGGTGAGGGCAAGGAATTTCTGATGATCTGACCAGATGGCAACATGGAAACGCACATCCTTCAAACCTAATGTGGCAAACCAATGGCTTCTTTTAAAGTGGAATAACAAACTTTatggttgttggagttcagcctgtgattgtgtctaatgatcagggcactctggatgtggggaatgacaatgctgtttctaatgatgttgggaatgacaaggctgtttctaatgatgagggtgctttagatcaggggtcctcaaactaaggcccgggggccggatgtggccctccaaggtcatttacccggccctcgctcagggtcaacctaagtctgaaacaacttgaaagcacacaacaaacctatctcatcagccaaaagcaggcccacactgcccattgaaatactaataaatttatatttgttaaagttgttcctcatttta is a window encoding:
- the CENPQ gene encoding centromere protein Q, which encodes MVRKYKAQLEHPGTKKRAKGSQRKRKLEREDAQAVENKQKKTKCLEGLLEVNPVQEEKQQLLPKSSRDHLEATMHWLIESILYKTGKNHNEIKKHLNLLKKRFLNSFETIQFPVRKLNSCEKVHRILVEEKKKTVAIEDDLKQLQIELDKALQAAAFNDNNIQTLQNKIEKLKCDLAAEEAASSKLFQTDSKFDPFLPGIFEDCAKAPILQNELLKVKNQTVLLNDLNTIQQSYEMKTLSMFLERAYEM